The Fusarium falciforme chromosome 4, complete sequence genomic interval GCGAGCCCATTACCATTACGCCTCCGGTGGATTGTATGCGTCCTTGTACAACGACGGTCATTACCTACCCTCCCAGGACACCATCCCTCACGACTACACCTCCGGATGTCATCACCACTATCACTGAGCCATGTCTTAGTACTGGAACCTGTGAGCCTGTGGTTACTGTACCGCCCCCCAGTGACTGCACTCGCCCCTGCACAACATCAGTGTTTGTCCGCCCTTCTAGCTCAGTGGCTCTCACAACTACGCCCCCTCCTGACGTCATCACAACTATCACTGAGCCATGTCCCAGTGCCGGAACCTGCGAGCCTGTGATCACGGTACCACCCCCCAGTGATTGCACTCGCCCCTGTACAACATCGGTGTTTGTCCGTCGCTCGACCAGTTCATCAGAGGCTCCCTCTAGCACTACAGACGGATCTTCGTTGACGGAAGAGCCGTCTACGACAACAGAGACATCCTCAACACAAGACCCTACTACATCTGAAGAGTCCACAACCACTGAGGAGACCACCACGTCAACCACAAGCGAGGACTCTACTACCTCTCAGGAGCCTACAACTACTCAAGCGCCTACGACCACAACAGAGTCTACCACGTCCCAAGAGTCCACAACCTCTGATGAGACTACCACGCCGGCAGAGTCAACCACGTCCGAGGAGCCAACCACATCTGCCGAATCCACAACCACCACGACACCAACCACAACGGATGCACCCACAACCACTGAGCAATCTACAACTTCCGATGCCccgtcaacaacaacatcggAAACCCCACCCTGCACGCCAGGCCTCGAATGGGCGTTTTATAACTTTGAACAGGCCCCTGACGGGGAAACCAACCCTGGTCAGATCCCATATCATCCTACTGAGCAGACTACAACCTGGTCACAGCAAACATTCCAGATTGGCACTTCTTTTAGCGGGCAATCCCCAGGATCAAGGGGAACAACCACGACCGTTGGCATACCGAGTCAGGATCAAACCTTTACTGTCTACGGCACAGATACTGGCACAAATGCCCAGTACAACATCGTGCAGCACATTGGTTATTTCCACCCCAGCAAGGTTGGCACATACACTTTCAATCTCCCAGGTGATCAGCTAGACGATGTCGTATACACTTGGATTGGAGATCCAGCAAGGTCGGGATACAATAACGGCAATGCCTACTACATCGCCGATTACTACGCACCTACTTCGAGGTCCTTCACCTACGATGTCCAGAATGCCGGAGACTACATCCCGTTCAGGTTATCGTGGGTCAATGCTCAGCAAGGTGGTGGCTTTGGCTTTTCCGTTGAAGATCCCGATGGCAATGTTATCCTGTCTGACAGTACTCCAACCACTGATGGACAATTCGTCAACGGATGTGCTGACTCTGTTGATGCCCCTCCTTTTGACTTTTGATCGAGTTAGGGGGTTATGTTTGCGGTAATCGCATATTCGCGCGTGTTTGGTTGAATGGTTATTCTATATTCTTGTATCTCTTATGTCATCTCTTTTCTACTCATTTTCTGTCAAGTTCAGGCTTTAGTTGGTGCTGCTCAGTTTGAAAGATGATGTAGCCTGTAGGGGTCATGCTCTAATCAATCTGCATCTGTTTGACCTAATcgagctcttcttctttaaagCTCAGTGCTGGGAGTCGCAGTCCTTATCTTCCCAGAGCCAAGGCAACGTCTGTTACCAACGCCCTGTTTCAGGCACTGAGAGTGTCACTTGAGGTAAGGATGCCACTTCGCCCTGCAAAAAGGTCACCTGATCTTTGGCAAACGCGATTTGGTGTCTCAATCATAACACGCCCTGTGACAATACCTCCTGACTCATTCTGGTAAAACGAAAGCAAACTGAGAATCTCTAGTGACTAGGCCTTGATCATGAGTACCCTGGGTTTTGTAAGGCCATGCCGCTTCCTAGATGCCCAATGCCATGATAT includes:
- a CDS encoding PA14 domain-containing protein, coding for MHLQTFAWGSAALLLSSTGLSTAGAPDCPNGFQVIELQPYKVICDGTTSASTRTRTYTIPFEPLGTNPPGQNSTSGPPNGPGKPQIPGQPATPANPNPPPVQPNPPGQPQVPGQHIVPGHPGSPNEPESPPGVVTITITGIPPPLKTEGTPPPRGGFWTITKYLFPPPVPGTTTSFVTGPTPGTTTLPPAPGCSSSDCIHTIVVTVPGPIPSLTTRITTTPRAPGTSTVVVTGPPPLDPPNTRFITTTVPGTTPGTITITPASNCKTSCVETVVVTTVPTTPPNTAITLTEVCTATTFCEPITITPPVDCMRPCTTTVITYPPRTPSLTTTPPDVITTITEPCLSTGTCEPVVTVPPPSDCTRPCTTSVFVRPSSSVALTTTPPPDVITTITEPCPSAGTCEPVITVPPPSDCTRPCTTSVFVRRSTSSSEAPSSTTDGSSLTEEPSTTTETSSTQDPTTSEESTTTEETTTSTTSEDSTTSQEPTTTQAPTTTTESTTSQESTTSDETTTPAESTTSEEPTTSAESTTTTTPTTTDAPTTTEQSTTSDAPSTTTSETPPCTPGLEWAFYNFEQAPDGETNPGQIPYHPTEQTTTWSQQTFQIGTSFSGQSPGSRGTTTTVGIPSQDQTFTVYGTDTGTNAQYNIVQHIGYFHPSKVGTYTFNLPGDQLDDVVYTWIGDPARSGYNNGNAYYIADYYAPTSRSFTYDVQNAGDYIPFRLSWVNAQQGGGFGFSVEDPDGNVILSDSTPTTDGQFVNGCADSVDAPPFDF